The region GCCGTGCGGCGTAAACGGCGAGGCCGATGGGTTAGCTCCATAATTCAACAATCAAAATTCAACAATCAAAAACTCACTCATGTCCCAGTTCAAACGGCTGTGGATGAGCACGTAGAACCTTTGGATTATTTCCGCATTATCTCACCTTCAGGGATCAAGACGATGGGCAGTTCAGGATGCTGACGGACGTTGACAAAAACCTCAGTGCTCAAGCGAGCGGAAGATAGGGCAAAGCCAGATAGAAACTAGTGACAGTCTTGGCATCTTTTACTTGACCCCTATGAATCGCGGCGGCCAAGTCAGATGGAGAAAACTCGACAACTTCAATGTGCTCATCAGTATCCTGAGGTGGGGGTACCTCTAGTTTCTCCAGTTGGGTCGCCAAATAGGCATAGATCACTTCATCGGAATAGCCGGGGGCAATGTAAAACTCCCCCAGTTTTTGCCAATGGTGGGCGCGGTAACCTGTTTCCTCTTCAATTTCCCGCTCAATCGTGGCAAAAGGGTTTTCATGATCCTCAACGGTGCCTGCTGGAAACTCCAGTAGATACTCCTCAGTGGCAAAGCGATATTGTTTGACAAGGATCAGGTTTCCCTCCGGGTTGACAGGGACGGCAAGGGCTCCCCCGGGATGCCGCACAGTTCCCAAGATCGAGACAGACCCATGGGGCAGGCGGTATTGATTGACCTCGAAGGTAAACTTGCGGCTGCGACAAAAGCAGTGGCGCTCGAGGACTTCGGGGGGGATTTTAGTCATAGGGGTTAGACCAGCGTGCGATCGGTGAGGATTTCATAGCCAGTTTTGGTGACCAAGACGGTGTGCTCAAATTGGGCAGAGAGAGAATTATCCACTGTGACGGCCGTCCAGCGATCGCGCAAGATACGCACCTGTTTTGACCCCGCATTCACAATGGGTTCAATGGCCAAGGTCATTCCCGCCCGTAGCCGCACATTCTTCAGGTCATGGGTGCGAAAGTTAAATACCGAGGGCTCCTCGTGGAGATTACGACCCACACCATGGCCGGTAAAGTCCTCCACCACCACAAAGCCATTGGCTTCCACATAATCTTGAATGGCGCCGGCTAAATCCATCAGGTAATTCCCTTCCTTAACCTGCTCAATGCCCCGGTAAAGGGCTTCCTCAGCCACTTTCACCAGCTTGGCGGCTTCCTCGGAGATTTCCCCCACCGGAATCGTAATGCAAGAGTCGCCATGAAAGCCGTTGTAATAGGCACCGGTGTCAATTTTTACAATGTCGCCATTGCGAATCACCTTGCGAGGGCTAGGAATGCCGTGAACCACTTCATTGTTGATGCAGGCGCAAATGGATGCAGGAAAGCCCTGATAGCCCTTGAAGCTGGGGGTTGCCCCCATTTCCCGAATACGTTTCTCGGCATAGGCATCCAGATCTGCCGTTGTCATCCCTGGCTCAATGATCTGGGAGATTTCCTTGAGCACCGTCGCCACAATGCGCGACGCCTGCCGCATAATCTCAATTTCTCGCTTGGACTTAATTTCAATACCACGGCGGGGACGGGTTTGGACAGGGGTGGGGGAGGGAGTGAGCAAACTACCAAGGATATTCATGGGCGCGATGCAACCGCAAAAATCTTTCTTTTTCAGGATAACGCTGTTGCGCTGATCAGGGGAATGTAAATTTGATTTCTGTTTATTCTTGAGGGATGGGTGACCGAAAATGCTCTTGATAGAGCTGCTTAAATCGCTGCTGTTGCTGCCTGTGATCCACAATCGGCAAAGGATAACCACAGCGATGTCGCTCTAGGGGGGAAATATTGCCCGTGACCAAATCGATAGTGTCTAGCGATCGCACTTCTGGGAGCCAACGGCGAATATATTCTGCTTCCGGGTCAAATTTTTGCGCCTGACTGGCGGGGTTAAAAATCCGCAGGGGTTTTGGATCCATGCCACTGGAGGCACTCCACTGCCAACCCCCATTATTGGCTGCCAAGTCCCCATCAATGAGTTTCTGCATAAAGTAGCGCTCACCCCACTGGGGATTGATGATCAAATCCTTGGTGAGGAAACTGGCCACAATCATGCGGCAGCGGTTGTGCATCCAGCCTGTTTCATTGAGCTGTCGCATGGCAGCATCCACAATTGGGTAACCTGTGCGACCTTCACACCAAGCCGCAAAGTGGGCTTCGTTATTCAGCCAAGGAAAGGTGGCAAATCCTTCGCGATGGGGACGCTCCGCCAAGTGGGGAAACCAGTAGAGGGCGTGCTGATAAAACTCTCGCCAAGCCAATTCCTGCTGCCACGTGCGAATACTCCTTTGGGCCTCTTCACTGCGGGCGGCGGCCATAGCGGCTTGAGTGGCTGTCCAGACACGGCGAATACCAATGACACCGAACTTGAGGGCAGGGCTTAAGAGGGAAGTTCCGGGCTGGGCCGGATAGTTGCGCTGCTCCCCATAGTCTTGAATGTGCTGGTCAATAAATGTCTCCAGTTGTGCTTGGGCAGCGGCTTCACCGGGAGCAAGGATCAGGTCCCCCGACCAATGAAATCCCAAGTCCTTAGCGGTGGGGAGACAAATTGCCCCCAGGGTGCCCGCCGTTGCCTGTTCTATTTCGGTGAGAGGCTCGAGATGGCGGGGGGCGGAGACAGGCTCTGGTTTAGCTAGGCTTGACCAGTTGCGCCAAAAGGGGGAATAGACGGTGTAGGGCTGTCCCTGTTTTGTTTGTATAGCCTCTGGGGGATGCAGGAGTTGATCCCAAGCGGTTTCCACAGCAATACCTTTTTCTTTGAGGGCAGCCGCCACTGCGCGATCGCGCTCCCGTCCATAGGGTTCCACATCCTCATGCCAGTGCACCGCCACTGCCCCTAAACCCTTGGCCACTTGGGGCAGAATTTGACGCGGGTCACCCCGAAAAATCAAAAAGCTCCCCCCAAGTCGCCGATAGGCCTCCTGTAGAGCCTGTAGGCAACCAACCAGGTAGGCGACCCGCACTGCGGCAATATCTGAGGCACTGAGAATCGCAGGGTCAAAACAGAAAAGACCAACCACTTTGGGGGTACGGGTGTAGGCAGCCGCCAAGCCCAGGTTGTCATTGAGACGCAGATCGCGACGATGCCAGAACAGGCGTAGGCTCATGGTCAGTCAATCCCAAAAACAGGATTTAAAAATCCTAGAAAATTTAGAAGATAGCGCCGATGCAGGCGTTGGTTGCGGCCTTAAGCTCTGGAGGTTCATTGTCCGGGGTCATTTGCTGAAATTGCTCATAGGTCATTTTTTCTTGGAGGCGGTTAATGAGGCAAGTGCAGTAGCGATCGCCGCGATCGCTAAAACCGGCAGGGGCTTGCGCCGCAAATTTGGCCTGACACTCCTGCATAAAGACTGCGATCGCCTCTGGGGGATAAGTCGCCGCTGGCGTTTCTTGGGCAAGGAGCGGCAAACCCAGGGCGCCAAGCGCCTTGATGCCCACAAAAGCAACTAATAGTTTGGAAAGGGCCATGGCGGCAACTCCTGCAAGTCATCACTATGCCAATTCTGGCAAACCACTTCCTGTTGTCGCTGCTCCTTCAAAGTTTTGTTGAGTTGCGCATCAAGCCATAGACAAGAATGCCAGCTTTTCCTATACTTGTGTTCTATCGTTTTGCGTGTCCAGTCATCGGCAAAGGAGGCTCTCATTTCTGAACCACTTGCCCTCACCCAAAGCCTAAGGGGAACCCGTGAGATTCGCGATAACTATCAAGTTTTTCGCCTAACGGGTCTCATTGATG is a window of Thermosynechococcus vestitus BP-1 DNA encoding:
- the map gene encoding type I methionyl aminopeptidase, with the translated sequence MNILGSLLTPSPTPVQTRPRRGIEIKSKREIEIMRQASRIVATVLKEISQIIEPGMTTADLDAYAEKRIREMGATPSFKGYQGFPASICACINNEVVHGIPSPRKVIRNGDIVKIDTGAYYNGFHGDSCITIPVGEISEEAAKLVKVAEEALYRGIEQVKEGNYLMDLAGAIQDYVEANGFVVVEDFTGHGVGRNLHEEPSVFNFRTHDLKNVRLRAGMTLAIEPIVNAGSKQVRILRDRWTAVTVDNSLSAQFEHTVLVTKTGYEILTDRTLV
- a CDS encoding NUDIX hydrolase; amino-acid sequence: MTKIPPEVLERHCFCRSRKFTFEVNQYRLPHGSVSILGTVRHPGGALAVPVNPEGNLILVKQYRFATEEYLLEFPAGTVEDHENPFATIEREIEEETGYRAHHWQKLGEFYIAPGYSDEVIYAYLATQLEKLEVPPPQDTDEHIEVVEFSPSDLAAAIHRGQVKDAKTVTSFYLALPYLPLA
- a CDS encoding deoxyribodipyrimidine photo-lyase, 8-HDF type, with protein sequence MSLRLFWHRRDLRLNDNLGLAAAYTRTPKVVGLFCFDPAILSASDIAAVRVAYLVGCLQALQEAYRRLGGSFLIFRGDPRQILPQVAKGLGAVAVHWHEDVEPYGRERDRAVAAALKEKGIAVETAWDQLLHPPEAIQTKQGQPYTVYSPFWRNWSSLAKPEPVSAPRHLEPLTEIEQATAGTLGAICLPTAKDLGFHWSGDLILAPGEAAAQAQLETFIDQHIQDYGEQRNYPAQPGTSLLSPALKFGVIGIRRVWTATQAAMAAARSEEAQRSIRTWQQELAWREFYQHALYWFPHLAERPHREGFATFPWLNNEAHFAAWCEGRTGYPIVDAAMRQLNETGWMHNRCRMIVASFLTKDLIINPQWGERYFMQKLIDGDLAANNGGWQWSASSGMDPKPLRIFNPASQAQKFDPEAEYIRRWLPEVRSLDTIDLVTGNISPLERHRCGYPLPIVDHRQQQQRFKQLYQEHFRSPIPQE